A genomic segment from Candidatus Omnitrophota bacterium encodes:
- the dapA gene encoding 4-hydroxy-tetrahydrodipicolinate synthase: MFRGSIVAIVTPFNNGKVDEKKLRGLIEFQIKNGTSGIVPCGTTGESATLSFEEHDRVIEITIEQVKKRVLVIAGTGSNSTEEAVMLTKHAAKAGADASLQVSPYYNRPTQRGLYAHFKAIADSVDIPIILYNIASRTGVNIEPETIARLSCDCKNIVGVKEASGNLDQMSCIKALCGQNFALISGDDSLTLPVLSIGGTGIISVVANIAPKDVADMVSEFEKGNIQKARALHYKLLPLIKAVFLETNPIPVKTAMGLMKLCEPDLRLPMCPMSEENLGKLKKALKDYGLL; encoded by the coding sequence ATGTTTAGGGGCTCAATTGTAGCAATAGTCACCCCATTTAACAATGGAAAAGTCGATGAAAAGAAGCTGAGGGGCCTGATAGAGTTCCAGATTAAAAACGGGACATCCGGCATCGTGCCCTGTGGGACAACAGGCGAGTCTGCGACTTTATCTTTTGAAGAACATGACCGTGTCATTGAAATTACCATAGAACAAGTAAAGAAAAGAGTCCTGGTTATTGCCGGCACAGGTTCAAATTCTACGGAAGAAGCAGTGATGTTAACTAAACATGCTGCCAAGGCCGGGGCAGACGCGTCTTTACAGGTTTCGCCTTATTATAATCGGCCTACGCAAAGAGGCCTTTATGCGCATTTTAAGGCCATTGCTGATTCTGTTGATATACCCATCATACTTTATAACATCGCTTCGCGCACCGGCGTAAACATAGAGCCGGAGACGATCGCCCGATTAAGCTGCGATTGCAAAAATATAGTAGGAGTCAAAGAGGCTTCGGGGAACCTTGACCAGATGTCATGCATAAAAGCATTATGCGGGCAAAATTTTGCCTTGATTTCAGGAGACGACAGCCTGACGTTACCGGTATTAAGTATCGGCGGCACAGGTATTATCTCGGTAGTGGCTAATATTGCCCCTAAAGATGTAGCGGATATGGTCAGTGAATTCGAGAAAGGAAATATCCAGAAAGCCCGCGCATTACACTATAAATTATTACCTTTGATAAAGGCGGTCTTTCTGGAAACTAACCCCATACCGGTAAAAACAGCCATGGGATTAATGAAACTCTGCGAGCCGGATTTAAGGTTGCCGATGTGCCCCATGTCCGA